Within the Rhizobium sp. BG4 genome, the region ACTTCCGATGATCAAGCAGGCACCCAGTATCAGCATGGCGGGAACCAGAAAGACCAATGCCCTCTTCGAGGGCACGCTCAACGCAGATGAGGGGGCAGAGGCGACAATCTCCATACCGGTTCCGCCGACAAAAGTCCTCGCGACCCGGAAGTGCAGATCCCCGCCGCGGCCGTCACCTCCGTCGGCTGCTTGTGAGGTGCCTGTCAGCAACCGACGCCAGTCAAACGGCGACGGTGGGCTTTCGATCGTTTCGCTGCCAAGAGAACGCGACGACAGCCTTTGGCCCTTTGCCTCGACCTGCCAGTACCAACCGGAACCTTGCCGGTCGAAAGGAGGGGCATCCACAGATCCTCGCAAGCCGACACCGCCATCAGCGCCGATAACGATTGCATTGCGTATGGTCTCGATCTGAAGGTCCAGGCGTTGATCGACCTGCTCTCTGACAACGCCGGCAATGACGAACCAAAGTACAAGCGACGTGACAATCACCGCCAGCGAGGCGTAGGCGACCGAGAACCATATAAGCCGGCCCGCCAGTGTCGACTGGTTTCGCATAGCGTCCCGAATCAAATCCCTTTCGTCAGCCTGTAGCCGCGCCCCCGCTCCGTCTCGATCCGGTCCGCCCCGATCTTGCGCCGCAGCCGTGCAACAATGACTTCGATCGAATTGGAATCGACATCGGCGTCGCCTTCATAGACCCTCTCGAGCAGCTCGCGCTTGTCGATGATGGTTTCCTTGCGCAGCATAAGACAGGAAAGCACGCGCCATTCAAAGGCTGTCAGCTTGAGAGGAAGTCCCGACTGCTCGAACGTCCCGAGCTGTGCATCGTAGGATATGTCGCCACATTGCACGATCGAAGCTGCGTGTCCTGCCGCGCGCCGGACCAGAGCCCGCAAGCGAAGAACAAGCTCTTCGAAGCGGAAGGGTTTCGTCAAGAAGTCGTCGGCCCCTGCCTTGAATGCCGCAACCTTGTCTGGCCATCCTTCACGCGCCGTCAGGACCATGACCGGAAAGTTACGTCCCTGGCTTCGCCACGATTTAAGAACCGTGACCCCGTCACTCTTTGGCAGACCGAGGTCGAGCACCACAACGTCATAGATTTCCGTCAAACCGGCATGCTCACCGTCCTCACCGTTTCGGGCGATATCAACCACAAAATTCTCCGCACGCAAACTGGCTGCAATGCGGGCCGAAAGATCGACGTCGTCTTCCACCAAAAGAATGCGCATGTTTAATCCACATCATCCTATGCTCCATCCGAAATAGGGCGTTTTCGCTTAACTCAAACTGAACATGGGCGTTCAGGCTCTGTCGGGCGGTCAGGACTATAGTCGGCACGTCAAAACAACCTGGAGACCGAACATGTCGAATGACCCAGCGACCCACGAAGCGGCGCATCTGGAACGACCACAACGCGGACGGAGAGGAGCAGCACACGTAGCCGCGTTTGGCATCGCAGCCTTTGCCGTGCTCGCCATAGGAGCGGTTGGCGGAGCGGCAGCAATGAAATTCACCCGCCCAAACGTCGATCTCGCACCTTTGACACCGACATCGATCTCCAGCTTGAAAGATGATTGGAGCACCGTCACGGTCAAAGGGACGGTAGCAGAAATTTACGGCAACAAGTTCATCGTTCAGGACGAGACAGGCCGCGCGCTCATCGAGAC harbors:
- a CDS encoding response regulator transcription factor; this translates as MRILLVEDDVDLSARIAASLRAENFVVDIARNGEDGEHAGLTEIYDVVVLDLGLPKSDGVTVLKSWRSQGRNFPVMVLTAREGWPDKVAAFKAGADDFLTKPFRFEELVLRLRALVRRAAGHAASIVQCGDISYDAQLGTFEQSGLPLKLTAFEWRVLSCLMLRKETIIDKRELLERVYEGDADVDSNSIEVIVARLRRKIGADRIETERGRGYRLTKGI